GATGCGCGGTGTGCAGAACGCGCGCGAGATCCTCACCGAGTACGCGCCGCACCTGTCGCTCTCGCTGCACTGCGAGACGGCCGAGATCATGACCGCGTACACGAAGCTGGTGGAGCAGGACGGTTCGCTGTCGGGCCTGCGCGCGTACAGTGCTTCGCGGCCGCCGCACTCCGAAGGCCTCGCGGTGACCATCGCGTCGTACCTGGCGCACGAGACGGGCCTGCCGAACATCAACCTGCTGCACCTGTCGTCGGAGAAGGCGCTTTCGGCCGCCTTGACCATGGCGTCGGCGTTTCCCCACATCGACTTCCGCCGCGAGGTGACCATCGGCCACCTGCTCGCGGATGTGGACACGGCTTCCGGCATCGGCGGCAAGGTCAACCCGCCCTTGCGCGAACGCGAGGACGTCGAGGCCCTCTGGCGCCACGTCCTGGCCGGCAACGTCGACTGGGTCGTCAGCGACCACGCCTGCTGCCGCGACGAACTCAAGTTCGGCGCCGACCGCGACGACGTCTTCCTGGCGAAATCCGGCTTCGGCGGCGCCGAGTACCTCCTGCCGGGCCTCGTCGGCGAGGGCGCCAAGCGCGGCCTCTCGCTGCAGCGCATCGCCCAGCTCACCTCGACGAACCCCGCCCGCCGCTACGGCCTGCTCACCAAGGGCACCATCGCCGAGGGCTACGACGCCGACTTCGCCCTCGTCGACCCCGACGTCCGCTGGACCGTCCACGCGGCCGACTCGGAGTCCACCCAGGAATACACCCCGTTCGAGGGTTTCGACATGACCGCCAAGGTCACCGACACCTTCGTCCGCGGCCACCACGTCTACACCGACGGCAAAATCACCGGCGACCCCATCGGCCACTACCTCAAGCGCGGCCGCTGAGTTCTCCCGAGAGTGGGCCCTTCACGCTCCGGCGTGGAGGGCCCACTTTTTGCGCCCCAATGCGGCATTGGTTGCGCTTTGGCCCCTACCCAACCGCGGCCCAACAACGCAACAACGCTTGCACCCAGACCCGCCCCGGCACCCCGATCCGAAGCCTCCTTGCCGGCCGTAACACACTCCAGCTTCGGGGTGCGTATTCAACAGCAAGCCGCTCCTGCGACGAACCGCATCAACGCCGCCTTGCCGCAACACGCCCTGCGAGGAAACAAAATCAACCCCCCGCAACCCTCCTGCGCGGCCCAAGAAATCACCTCCCTGCAGAATCCCCCGAATCCCTCAACCAAGCCCAGCTATGCCGTATCTCCTCCGCAGCATCCCTCACCAACACCCGATACCGCCCCACCACCTCAGGCGTAAACCGATACTCCGGCCCACAAACACTGATCGACCCGTGAATCTCCCCATCCGGCCCGAACAACGGCGCCGCCACCGACCCCGCCCCCGGCTGCCGTTCCCCCAACGACACCGCAACCCCTTCACGAGCAGTCTCCGCCAACACCGTCCGCAAATCATCCGCCGCCGTGATCGTCTTCTCCGTCAACGCCGGCAATTCCCGCCCCAGCACCGCCGCCTGCCGCTCCTCCGGCAGAAACGCCAAGATCACCTTCCCGGACGACCCGGCGTGCAACGGAAACCGCCGTCCAATGTCGACAGTCATCTTGATCTCACGGGGACTCTCGAACTGATCGAGATACACCCGCTCATCGCCGACCAGCCCGGACAACGTCGTGGTCTCACTCGTCTCGTCCCGCAGCCGGCGCAACACCGGGGTGGCGACCGTCCGCGCATCGAACCTCCGCAACGCACTCGCCCCCAGCGCCACGGCCGCCGGACCGAGCCGGTAACCGGCGACACCAGGGTCGGTGGCGAGCATCTCCCGCGAGACGAGCGACTGCAGGATCCGGTGCACCACGGCCTTCGCCAGCCCGAGCTCCCGGCTGATCGCGCTCACCCCCAGGTACCGGGGCCCGCCGGTAAAGAGCAGCAGCACGTCGGCGACGCGCGCGGCCGCTTCCGTGCCGGCGTTGTCGGACGAAGCTGCGGGCTTGCGCCCGGCGGTACTGTGGGTGCTCAAACCGGTGGTCCTCGGAATTCTGGTTGTGTTCCGCTGATGGGAACGTGGGTGAACTGCGCACTGGCGCCCAGTTTACCGTTTCCGAGGCATTTTCGGGACCACCCCGTTCCGGTCAGCGATACGGCAGCACTCGCGCGAGGGCCTCGACGGCCGCCGTCGGGTCCGGCCCCGCGGGGATGAACACGACGTGGCCCGCACCGGCGGCCTCGAGCTCGCCGAGCCGGGCCCGGGCGTCGGCCGGGGTGCCGACCACCGCCAGCTGGTCCACCCACTCGTCAGGCAGCGCCGCCGCGAACTCCTCCTGTGACCCGGCCGCCTTGCGCAGGGCGGCGAACTCCACGGCGAACGGCAACGGCGCGAGGTGTGGCGCCCAGTCCGGCTCGCCGATCGCCGTGAGCGCCTGCCGGGCCAGGGTCCGCGCGTGGTCGGGGGAGTCGTCGACGGCCGCGACGTTGTAGGCGATGAGCTCGTGCTCCGCCCCGACGATCTCGCGCACGGCCCGCAGATACTCCGGCGTGACGGGCTCCGCGAGGATCGTCCCGTCCGCCACCTCGGCCGCGAGCGCCAGCGACTTCGGCCCGCGCACCCCGGCGTACAACGGCGGCACGACCTCCGGCGGGCTCTGCAGCCGGACGTCACGCAGCTGTACTTCGGCGCCGTCGAAGCCGACGCGCTCGCCGGCGAGGATCGCCCGGACGGTGGTGAAATACTCGCGCAGCAGCGTCAACGGGCTCCCCGGCCACGCCCCGGCCTGCCGCAGCCACGCCGGCATCCCGTGCCCGATCCCGGCCAGCAGCCGCCCCGGGAACATCCCGGCGAGCGTCGCCACCTCCATCCCCGCGAACGCGACATTCCGCGCCCCGGCGGGCAAAACCCCGATGCCGACCTGGATCCGCTCGGTCTTCGCCAGCGCCACCGCCGCCTGCGCGATTCCGCCGCGGAAGAAGCAGTCCTCGACCACCCACAGCTCGTCGAACCCCAGCCGCTCGGCCCGCTGCGCGTAGCCGACGAACTGGGTGACACCGAGATCCGGTGGCGCGACGAGACCGATCTTCACGGCGGGGTTCCTCCCGTATGTTCTCCGGCTGAGGTGTCTTTTGTACCCGCTGTCCGGAGCAAGTGGTCATCATTGCTCGGAGAAGCGCTTCGCCATCGGGGCGAACGGGTCGGAGTCGTACCGCAGCGTCAGCAGCTCGTCCTGGCAAACCTGGCTGAACGTGGTGCTCGGGTGGTCGTTGTGAAACCAGTCGGTGAACGAACCCGACCGCAGGCACGCCGCGGCCGTGGTCGGGTCGTGCACGGTGAAGCCCGGCGTCGACGTGTCGGTGCTCGGTTACGGCACGACCGCGAGCGCGCCCTTCTACGGGCCGCTCAACCGCACCCTCGAGGCGCACGGCTCCGCTGCGACCAGGACATCCGCGTGGTCGGCGACGACGCGCGGCTCACCCCGGACATCGGCGGCTTCGCCGGCAGGTACCTGACCGCGCCCACCACGTACCTGAGCGCTGCCGACCCGAAGGTCTTCGGCGACCGGGAGACCGTGCTGGTGGACCAGTCCACCGGCCGCTCGTACACCCCGGACGACTACGCGCGCCTGCCGGACCTCACCGTCGGCCAGGTGGCCGGCCCGCCCTCCATCACGATCACGCGCGACGGCGACGGCAACCAGGAAGACCTCACCAACGAGGCGACCCGCGTGTGGCAGGGCACGTCGTGCTGCTCGTACCGGCTGGACGACAATCCCGGTGTCGACCATTTCTCCTTGCCCGCCAACGAGAACGTGCTCACCCGGCTGCTCGCCGACCTCGGGGTGCGCAGCTGACTCGGCACGGTTTGCCGCGCGTCAGGAAGGTTCCTTCGCTGGGGTCTCCTCGGGCCAGTCGAGACCGGCTTCCGTGATCAGCGTGTCGAAGATGGGCGTGTCGGGCTGGGTCATGTCGGGGCCACCACGTCGATGATCGCGTCGGCGCGGACCCATTCGCCGGCGTCGTGATTGCCGTCGGCTTGGACGGGGACCCAGGTGACGTCGGTGTCGGTGTCGAGCACGGGCGGGCCGGTCACGATGCCGCGCCGGCACAGGCGTTGGGGGCCGGGCTTGCGCTTGCCCGGCAGGTAGGTGACGCGGTGGCCGCGCACCAGTGGTTCCTCGTTCATGGTTCCCCTCCTCATGATGTTCCCCTGCGTTTCCCTCTCAGGCCGGAAGTTCGTCGTTGACCTCCGTGAGCCCCGCGGTCACGACCCGGCACGGCGCGCAGCCCGCGACGTGCCCGTCGATCACCGTCGACCGCCGCCGCGACAGCCCGCCGCGCACCCACGCGCCCAGATTGCGGCGCGCCTCCGCGCAGTACGGGTCTTCCGCGCTCGGCACCTGGACCTGCAGGTACGCCTGGCGCAGGCCCTCGCGTGCCCGTCCGGCGAGCACGGCGGCGCCGTTCGGCGAGACGCCCAGCAGCAGCGCGGCCTCCGCGGTCGAGCCCCCTTCCGCAGCGGTGCGCCACAGGACCGTTCGCCACCGGCCGGGCAACGTGCAGTAAGCCGACCAGACGAGGTCGACGTCGGACCGTCGCACCGCCTCTTCCTCGGCCACCGCCCGCGCGCCGGGGGGCTCGGGGACGGTTTCGCACAGGTCGACGCGGTTGTGGTGCCGGCTCCAGCGCGCGGCGAGGTTGCGCATCGTGACGATCAGGTACGGCCGGGCGTCCTCGCGCGGCCCGCCGCCCGCGCGCACGGTGGTGATCACCCGCGTGAACGCCTCGGCGACCAGGTCCTCGCGCTCCGCCGGCCGGTGGCTCAAGCGCGCGGCCGTGCGGCGCATCGGCTCGACGTGACGGCGGTAGAGTGCCCCGCTCGCGTGGAGGTCACCGGCGCGGACGGCCGCGAGCAGCACCGGGTCCGGCGGCTCGCCGTCCACGCAACTCCCCACGCGGCTCTCCACGATCGTCTGGACACTCTCCGTATGAACACTGACCGTGTTCAATAGGCACTTAAAGTAACAGGTACGGAAGTGTACCTGATATCGTAGGGAGCGCTACACTTCCCGCCGATGACGTCCCCGGGCACCCCCCACAAGGCTGACGGCCGGGCGGCGCGCTGGGCGGGCCAGCGGGAACGCCGCCGCCGCGAGTTCGTCGAGGCCGGGTTGCGCGCCATCGCGCGCCACGGACCGGACGTGTCCACCGAACAGATCGCCGAGGAAGCCGGCGTCGCGCGCACGCGGTTGTACAAGCACTTCGCCGACGCCACCGACCTGCAGTGCGCCATCGCCGACCGCGCGGGCGAGCTGATCACCGCCGAGTTCGCGCCCCTGTGGGACCCGCCCGGCACCCCCATGCAGATGATCCGCGGCGCGATCGGCGCCCACACGCGCTGGCTCGCCGACCACGCCCACCTCTACCGCTACCTCACGCAGGTCTCCGGCCGCCCCGGCACCCGCGACGTGGTCGCCGACGTGAAGACCGCCATCGCCCGCCAGCTGACCGTGCTGTTCGAGCGCTACCTCGCCGCGTACGCCATGGACACGCGCGTCGCCGACACGATCGCTTTCGCCCTCGTGGGCCTCGTCGAGTCCAGCACCGCGCGCTGGCTGGAAAACCCGCGGGGCCTCGACCAGGCCGACCTGGCCACCCTCTTGGCCCGCTGGACCTGGCGCATCCTCGACGACGCCCTCCGTGCCGGCGGTATCACACTCGACCCGGATGTGCCGTTGCCGGAAAGCGTTGCCGGGCCGGGGGATTCTTGAGTCGCTTGTGGACTGTGGTCAGTCGAGTCGCTGGCGGATCGAGGTGAAATCGCCGTTGTCGAGCAGTCCTTCGAGCACGCCGACGATGGCGCTGACCCCGGGCTCGCGCACGATCAGGCCGTCGGAGACCCAGAAGTAGCGGCCGCCGAGGGCTTCTCTGGATCCGGTCCGGCGCCGCATCATCGGCGTTGGTGAGGAACGCGGCCTCGAGCCGGTCCGTGCGCACGCGTCTGGCGGGCGGAGCCACCTGCCTCAAGCGATTTTCGCGGGTTCAGCGGGTGATGAGGGACGCGAAGGCGGCGCGCACGTCGGCGTCCGAGGCGTCGACCGGCATGTCGGACGGCGGGCCGAGGTCGGTGTAGCCGTAGGAGGTGTAGGAGACGGACGGGGGGCAGCTCGTGCCACCGATCTCCACCTTGGTGTCGGCGACGAGTTTGCCGGTGCGGAGCTCGTAGGCCTTGAGAGGGATGGCGATCTTGTGGAAGGTCACGTCGTCGGGGAAGCCCTTGAACGTGCCCTCGTACTGGCAGGTGCGGACGGCGGTGCCGTTGGTGTCGTCGCCGGCGCAGACGATCAGGACGGCCTTCGTCGGGTCGGTTACCCGCCAGCCGGCGGGGAGGCGGTTGGTGAAGTCGTCGTTGCCGGAGAAGATCGCGTGGTTCGTGCCCTTGCCGTACGGCGGCGCGGCGCTGTAGGGGGCAGGCTTGGTGCAGTACTCGGGTGCGCTGGTGTTCGACAGGAGGCTGCGGACGTTCGCCAGTTCCCCCGCGACCTTGGCCTTCTGGTTGCCTTCGGTGGCTCTCGCGGCGACGGCGCTGTGCGGGTACTGGTCGAGCGCCTGCTGGTACCGCGTGCGGGCGTTCTGCCAGTCGCCGGTGGCCAGCAGGCCGTCGGCGCACGAGACGAGGGCGCCGGGCCGGGTGCGCTCGACGACGGCCGTGGCTTCGTGGCGGGTCCGCAACCAGTCGGTGTCCACGGCGAGGTCACACGGGTTCTGCGCCGGCAGCTTGGTGAGGAAACCGTCGAGCACGACGTCGGCCATGCGCTCGTTGCCGGGCAGGTCGGTGCGCACTCCGGCCAGAATGTCGAAACCGGTCCTTAGCTGACCAGGGTTGCCGGGCAGGCCGTCGGTCAGTGCCTCAGCCGCGGTGTGGAGCCGGCCGCACGCCTGGGCCGTCGCATCTCCGGCGGCAGCCAGCGGCGCGTCGGCGAGGCGGTGGCCGAACCACACGCGGTCGAGCGCCCCCTCGGCCTTGGCGCAGTCGCCACTTTCGCGCGCGTCAGCCACATCCCGGGCGATCCCGACGGCATCGAACCGCAGCAACGCCGCCACCACGAGCACCGGCACCGCGACGGCCAGCGCCACCACCCAGTCCCGCCACCCGTTCTGCGCCGTCGGCCCCGCGAGGAACCACCCGTGCACGATCCCGGCCGCCCACCACACCAGCACCACGATCTCGAACCACACCGTCGGGAACGCCGTCACCAGCAGCACCGCCGGCACGACCGTGCCCACGACGTTCGCGACCGCCAGCCCTCGCCGCCCCTGCAGCAGGTACCCGACCCCCAGGAACGACGCATTCCCGACC
The sequence above is a segment of the Amycolatopsis sp. 2-15 genome. Coding sequences within it:
- a CDS encoding sigma-70 family RNA polymerase sigma factor, whose amino-acid sequence is MGSCVDGEPPDPVLLAAVRAGDLHASGALYRRHVEPMRRTAARLSHRPAEREDLVAEAFTRVITTVRAGGGPREDARPYLIVTMRNLAARWSRHHNRVDLCETVPEPPGARAVAEEEAVRRSDVDLVWSAYCTLPGRWRTVLWRTAAEGGSTAEAALLLGVSPNGAAVLAGRAREGLRQAYLQVQVPSAEDPYCAEARRNLGAWVRGGLSRRRSTVIDGHVAGCAPCRVVTAGLTEVNDELPA
- a CDS encoding LLM class flavin-dependent oxidoreductase — its product is MKIGLVAPPDLGVTQFVGYAQRAERLGFDELWVVEDCFFRGGIAQAAVALAKTERIQVGIGVLPAGARNVAFAGMEVATLAGMFPGRLLAGIGHGMPAWLRQAGAWPGSPLTLLREYFTTVRAILAGERVGFDGAEVQLRDVRLQSPPEVVPPLYAGVRGPKSLALAAEVADGTILAEPVTPEYLRAVREIVGAEHELIAYNVAAVDDSPDHARTLARQALTAIGEPDWAPHLAPLPFAVEFAALRKAAGSQEEFAAALPDEWVDQLAVVGTPADARARLGELEAAGAGHVVFIPAGPDPTAAVEALARVLPYR
- a CDS encoding dihydroorotase; this translates as MATTELLVKNVRVVRPDDPDGSQPELLDIAVNDGKITRVAPNLPEDDAARVVDGRGLLAFPGVVDAHQHWGIYNELATDTRTESRASAQGGVTTSLTYMRTGQYYLNKGGSYRDFFPEVLSAAQGNAYVDYAFHLAPMSSEHISEIPYLVEEHGVTSFKIFMFYGSHGLHGRSTSQSDFLMIPPDERYDIAHFEFVMRGVQNAREILTEYAPHLSLSLHCETAEIMTAYTKLVEQDGSLSGLRAYSASRPPHSEGLAVTIASYLAHETGLPNINLLHLSSEKALSAALTMASAFPHIDFRREVTIGHLLADVDTASGIGGKVNPPLREREDVEALWRHVLAGNVDWVVSDHACCRDELKFGADRDDVFLAKSGFGGAEYLLPGLVGEGAKRGLSLQRIAQLTSTNPARRYGLLTKGTIAEGYDADFALVDPDVRWTVHAADSESTQEYTPFEGFDMTAKVTDTFVRGHHVYTDGKITGDPIGHYLKRGR
- a CDS encoding IclR family transcriptional regulator — encoded protein: MSTHSTAGRKPAASSDNAGTEAAARVADVLLLFTGGPRYLGVSAISRELGLAKAVVHRILQSLVSREMLATDPGVAGYRLGPAAVALGASALRRFDARTVATPVLRRLRDETSETTTLSGLVGDERVYLDQFESPREIKMTVDIGRRFPLHAGSSGKVILAFLPEERQAAVLGRELPALTEKTITAADDLRTVLAETAREGVAVSLGERQPGAGSVAAPLFGPDGEIHGSISVCGPEYRFTPEVVGRYRVLVRDAAEEIRHSWAWLRDSGDSAGR
- a CDS encoding TetR/AcrR family transcriptional regulator, which produces MTSPGTPHKADGRAARWAGQRERRRREFVEAGLRAIARHGPDVSTEQIAEEAGVARTRLYKHFADATDLQCAIADRAGELITAEFAPLWDPPGTPMQMIRGAIGAHTRWLADHAHLYRYLTQVSGRPGTRDVVADVKTAIARQLTVLFERYLAAYAMDTRVADTIAFALVGLVESSTARWLENPRGLDQADLATLLARWTWRILDDALRAGGITLDPDVPLPESVAGPGDS